From Nicotiana tabacum cultivar K326 chromosome 22, ASM71507v2, whole genome shotgun sequence, one genomic window encodes:
- the LOC107764129 gene encoding SAC3 family protein B: MAFQGFRQNTGPIGPPKAETPFGNFPRTPSPPPPTFPPSPREFEAPERIHPQPLPFVGRHPVAAPSRPFAGAQRRSETLPKWSYGQKYIYHDYDAQAHQLSPEVVPPVASMFSENALSARGAQVQDFRRTGPHPSLPSDAEILGASMRGSRSDLIFSDQGHFVTQQNQSPPSFQNKSQLVPHSTRSPPLAYQNNVHVDGQSPLGEAQWPSLPPHMLGNSSQSFQNFPIRLPQQKMSSIPTNYDPGRKIAVKHTDQVSKRTRSPPLSSPNGASFENSAFGLRESKRPSTSPSKMRSDGPPDSLAPQKSSLSGNGVNVEVDLSKPMNFPVPKRTKFPSVPSSGQVHQGDSNHVDDDIQRETEAKAKRLARFKDDLGHSVRDDSSIHQKGPSKRQYQSVMDERKFAAEVSVDSTDDFSNGNLLSDYHGSDSSGVIIGSCPDMCPESERAERERKGDLDQYERLDGDRKQTSKLLAVKKYTRTAEREAVLIRPMPILQKTMDYLLNLLDQPYDDSFLGLYNFLWDRMRAIRMDLRMQHIFNHEAINMLEQMIRLHIIAMHELCEYTRGEGFSEGFDAHLNIEQMNKTSVELFQLYDDHQKRGINVASEKEFRGYYALLKLDKHPGYKVEPAELSLDLAKMTPDMRQTPEVLFARDVARACRTCNFVAFFRLARRASYLQACLMHAHFSKLRTQALASLHSGLQNSQGIPVAQVAKWLGMEEEDIEGLLEYYGFSIKEFEEPYMVKEGPFVEVDNDYPVKCSKLVNEKKSRTIFEDVSAPHVESVWEKETEPVLDKDHHKKPTAVQFLEPYSSSLAIEEDMPDYEAVSSPKDEIKTIPITRTESHQKNESSQAPPNYSVSSLPAPPSPLVFFPHIFPETQQQAIVGRAGTPEVQLQTRVGSSGKPKSSEVAQFAAKGMTVQFALARDEQEKSPVFPTHSLVGDTELHHVSDEENVDELVVTSEQAETNEAAASYYDKEVAEAKLKLIIRIWKRRSSKKREMREQKQLASKAALRSLSLGVPMWPNRIQHSTSIEFDIDCAVSKWYQTQERSWSRLNVSDVVSTTLHEQNPAAKCLCWKVIICCQDSINNRNRENGLEKLNAKSWLLSKLMPARDNEDDLLITSPGLSVWRNWLLDQSVEDLICCLSVIKCANFENLNETVAGASAVLFLLSEGIPWDLQKNQLHKLLMEVPSGSHLPLLILSDMCKENAAPSTIVKELELHEVRESRLHSFSVVFLKNQQMEQLNGFFSDEQLRGGLKWLASESPPQPVLQCVKARELVLYYLNSLLGVLGEMNANDVDPNHCISAFNESLDQSMREIAAAAHANPTCWPCPEIGLLEESSLEYKAVSQHLPRLGWSLAPRIEPVVCAISDCKLPSFLDDISWLHRGSDVDIAIEHQILQLQSCLMKYFTEISRLMELPLATKEAVVMLQKFVQLQLQNFRYYIVPNWVMIFRRAFFWQLMKLARDASFSVYTLIQDDFSTLTVGAVELEDSRQSHYHLSHPSLDEMVEVGRMPLPRCAMLSGQGRAFQPRPGMASISEEIPTTTGTGEEMEYGKDVRRDDEFIKTSYNTMTDMESLLATKKIKEADILSELLERCNIKQNMNDKNLSIYF, encoded by the exons ATGGCGTTTCAGGGATTCAGGCAGAATACAGGTCCCATTGGCCCTCCGAAAGCGGAAACCCCTTTTGGGAATTTTCCCCGTACTCCTTCACCTCCTCCTCCTACTTTCCCCCCATCTCCCAG GGAATTTGAAGCTCCGGAAAGGATACATCCGCAACCCTTGCCTTTTGTTGGACGCCATCCTGTAGCAGCTCCATCTCGTCCTTTTGCTGGAGCACAGAG GCGTAGTGAGACTCTTCCTAAATGGAGTTATGGGCAAAAATACATCTACCATGATTATGATGCCCAAGCCCACCAACTATCTCCCGAAGTAGTGCCACCTGTAGCTTCAATGTTTTCTGAGAATGCCCTCTCTGCCAGAGGTGCCCAAGTTCAAGATTTTCGAAGAACTGGGCCACATCCTTCATTGCCTTCTGATGCAGAGATTCTGGGAGCCTCAATGAGGGGAAG TCGTTCAGATTTGATATTCAGTGATCAGGGCCACTTTGTTACCCAGCAAAATCAATCACCTCCATCATTCCAAAATAAGAGTCAATTGGTTCCCCACAGTACAAGGTCACCTCCGTTGGCTTATCAGAACAATGTACACGTAGATGGCCAAAGTCCTCTTGGTGAAGCTCAGTG GCCTTCTCTGCCCCCTCATATGCTGGGCAACTCATCCCAGTCGTTCCAAAACTTTCCAATCCGATTACCTCAACAAAAGATGTCCTCGATTCCAACAAATTATGATCCTGGAAGAAAGATTGCAGTGAAGCATACTGACCAAGTCTCAAAAAGAACAAGGTCCCCGCCTCTTTCATCTCCTAATGGCGCTTCTTTTGAAAACTCAGCTTTTGGTCTACGTGAATCCAAAAG GCCTTCCACCTCTCCTTCCAAAATGAGGTCAGACGGCCCCCCTGACTCTCTAGCTCCTCAAAAGTCTTCACTGTCTGGAAATGGTGTCAATGTTGAAGTTGATCTGAGTAAGCCAATGAACTTTCCAGTTCCCAAAAGAACCAAGTTTCCTTCCGTACCTTCATCTGGTCAAGTTCATCAAGGTGATTCCAATCATGTAGATGATGATATTCAACG AGAAACTGAGGCCAAGGCAAAGCGCTTAGCTCGTTTCAAGGATGACCTAGGCCACAGTGTGCGAGATGATTCTAGTATTCATCAGAAGGGTCCCTCGAAGAGACAATATCAATCTGTTATGGACGAACGAAAATTTGCTGCAGAAGTTAGTGTAGATTCAACTGATGATTTCTCAAATGGCAATCTGTTATCTGATTATCATGGCTCAGATTCTTCGGGTGTCATAATTGGGTCATGTCCTGATATGTGTCCAG AATCAGAAAGAGCAGAACGAGAAAGGAAGGGTGATCTTGACCAATATGAACGTTTGGATGGAGACAGAAAGCAAACGAGTAAATTGCTTGCTGTCAAGAAG TACACCAGGACAGCTGAGAGGGAAGCTGTGCTCATACGTCCAATGCCAATCCTACAGAAGACTATGGATTATCTTTTGAATTTGCTGGATCAGCCTTATGATGACAGCTTCCTTGGCTTGTATAACTTCTTATGGGACAGGATGCGGGCAATCCGTATGGATTTGAGGATGCAACATATTTTCAACCATGAAGCTATTAATATGCTGGAGCAAATG ATAAGGCTTCATATAATCGCCATGCATGAATTATGTGAATACACGAGAGGAGAGGGTTTTTCTGAGGGATTTGATGCACATCTCAATATTGAACAGATGAACAAAACATCAGTTGAATTATTTCAATTGTATGATGACCACCAGAAGAGAGGAATAAATGTGGCAAGTGAGAAAGAATTTAGAGGTTATTATGCACTTTTAAAGCTTGATAAACATCCAGGATATAAA GTTGAACCTGCAGAGCTTTCGCTTGATTTAGCAAAGATGACACCAGATATGCGTCAAACACCAGAAGTTCTCTTTGCTCGTGATGTGGCAAG GGCCTGCAGGACATGCAACTTTGTTGCTTTCTTTCGGCTTGCAAGGAGAGCTAGCTATCTTCAAGCTTGCTTAATGCATGCTCATTTCTCAAAG TTACGAACCCAGGCTCTAGCTTCGTTACACTCTGGCCTGCAGAATAGCCAAGGAATCCCTGTTGCCCAAGTTGCCAAATGGCTTGGGATGGAG GAAGAGGACATAGAAGGCCTTCTTGAGTATTATGGATTCTCAATAAAGGAGTTTGAAGAACCATATATGGTGAAGGAAGGTCCATTTGTGGAAGTTGACAATGACTATCCTGTCAAGTGCTCAAAACTTGTCAATGAGAAAAAATCAAGAACAATATTCGAAGATGTTTCGGCTCCACATGTTGAATCAGTGTGGGAAAAAGAAACAGAACCCGTGTTAGATAAGGATCATCATAAAAAACCTACAGCTGTTCAATTTCTCGAGCCTTATAGTTCTTCACTGGCCATCGAGGAGGACATGCCTGATTATGAAGCTGTTTCATCTCCAAAAGATGAGATAAAGACAATTCCAATTACTAGAACAGAATCTCATCAGAAGAATGAAAGTTCGCAGGCTCCTCCTAATTATTCGGTGTCAAGTCTGCCGGCTCCTCCTAGTCCTTTGGTATTCTTTCCTCATATTTTCCCGGAGACTCAGCAGCAAGCTATAGTCGGGAGAGCAGGAACACCTGAAGTGCAGCTGCAAACTAGAGTTGGGAGTTCAGGGAAACCCAAAAGTAGTGAAGTTGCACAATTTGCTGCAAAAGGCATGACCGTTCAATTTGCACTTGCCAGAGATGAGCAGGAGAAGTCGCCAGTTTTTCCAACTCATTCTCTTGTTGGAGACACAGAATTGCACCACGTGTCAGATGAAGAGAATGTAGATGAACTGGTGGTCACCAGCGAGCAAGCTGAAACTAATGAAGCAGCAGCTAGTTATTATGACAAAGAAGTTGCTGAGGCAAAACTTAAACTGATTATCAG GATATGGAAGCGGCGTTCTTCAAAGAAAAGGGAGATGCGGGAGCAGAAACAGTTAGCATCTAAAGCTGCTCTGAGATCGCTCTCTCTTGGAGTGCCAATGTGGCCCAATAGAATT CAACATAGCACATCCATCGAGTTCGACATTGATTGTGCTGTCTCAAAATGGTACCAAACTCAGGAAAGATCATGGTCAAGGCTGAATGTTTCAGATGTAGTTTCCACCACACTCCATGAACAAAATCCAGCTGCCAAATGCCTTTGCTGGAAAGTAATTATATGTTGTCAGGATAGTATAAACAATCGAAACCGAGAAAATGGTCTGGAGAAGTTGAATGCTAAGTCATGGTTGCTTTCCAAGCTCATGCCTGCCAGAGACAATGAAGATGATTTGCTGATCACATCTCCGGGCCTCTCTGTTTGGAGAAATTGGCTTCTTGACCAATCAGTCGAGGACCTTATTTGTTGTTTATCAGTTATCAAGTGTGCTAATTTTGAGAATCTGAATGAGACAGTAGCAGGTGCAAGCGCTGTTCTCTTCCTGTTGTCAGAAGGCATCCCATGGGATCTTCAGAAAAATCAGCTTCATAAGCTGTTAATGGAAGTACCTTCTGGTTCTCATTTGCCCCTTTTGATCTTAAGTGACATGTGCAAGGAAAATGCAGCTCCTTCCACTATAGTAAAAGAACTGGAGCTACATGAAGTCCGTGAATCAAGACTTCATTCCTTTAGTGTTGTTTTCCTGAAAAACCAGCAGATGGAACAGTTGAATGGGTTTTTCAGTGATGAGCAATTAAGAGGAGGACTAAAGTGGTTAGCAAGTGAATCACCACCACAACCAGTTCTCCAGTGTGTAAAAGCCCGAGAACTGGTTctctactacttgaactctttgCTTGGGGTTCTTGGTGAAATGAATGCTAATGATGTGGATCCAAACCACTGTATTTCAGCCTTTAATGAGTCCTTGGATCAGTCAATGAGGGAAATCGCTGCTGCAGCTCATGCAAATCCTACCTGTTGGCCCTGTCCTGAAATAGGTTTGCTGGAGGAATCTAGCCTTGAGTACAAAGCTGTGAGCCAACACTTGCCAAGGCTGGGGTGGAGCTTAGCTCCAAGAATTGAACCAGTTGTCTGTGCAATATCTGACTGCAAACTTCCATCTTTTCTAGACGATATATCTTGGTTACATAGGGGTTCCGACGTGGATATCGCCATCGAACACCAGATATTACAACTTCAAAGTTGTCTAATGAAGTACTTCACAGAGATTAGCAGGTTGATGGAACTTCCACTTGCAACAAAAGAGGCAGTTGTTATGCTGCAGAAGTTTGTGCAGCTTCAACTCCAGAACTTCCGCTACTACATTGTACCAAACTGGGTTATGATTTTCCGACGGGCATTCTTTTGGCAGTTGATGAAGTTAGCCAGAGACGCATCTTTTTCAGTGTATACCCTGATACAGGATGATTTTTCTACTTTAACGGTTGGAGCGGTGGAACTTGAAGACTCTAGACAATCACATTACCATTTGTCACATCCATCTCTTGATGAAATGGTTGAAGTTGGACGGATGCCTCTTCCCAGATGTGCAATGCTTAGTGGACAGGGAAGAGCTTTCCAACCCCGTCCAGGGATGGCTTCAATTAGTGAAGAAATTCCTACAACTACTGGCACAGGCGAGGAAATGGAGTATGGTAAGGATGTTCGACGTGATGATGAATTTATAAAAACCAGTTATAATACAATGACAGATATGGAATCACTGCTGGCcactaagaaaataaaagaagctgACATACTAAGCGAATTACTTGAGAGGTGTAACATTAAGCAGAACATGAATGATAAAAATTTGTCAATATATTTCTAG